AACGACTTAGTTAAAGCAATCGAAGAAGAATTTGGCGTAACTGCAGCTGCTCCTGTAGCAATGGCTGGTGGCGCTGCTGGTGGCGAAGCTGCTGCTGAGCAAACTGAATTTGATGTAGTACTTGCTAGCGCTGGTGCTCAAAAAATCAAAGTTATCAAAGTAGTACGTGAAATCACTGGTCTTGGCTTGAAAGAAGCTAAAGAATTAGTTGACAACACTCCTAAAGCTGTTAAAGAAGGAATCGCTAAAGAAGAAGCTGAAGAAATCAAAGGCAAACTTGAAGAAGTTGGCGCTTCTGTAGAAGTTAAGTAATTCCAAAAAGACAAAGCTCGCTTAATTCATATAGCGAGCTTTTTTTTCACGTTTGACATGAAATTGATTTTTTGCAGATACTAGGTATGAAAAATACCATGATTTGCTATACTCCTTTAACATGGAGGGAAAAAGATGACAAATCATTATTATTCACAACAGCCAGAGGCTGAGAGTAACCGTAAATCATGGACGTTTACTTTAAGAGGGAATTCCTTTCATTTTCAAAGTGATCGCGGCGTTTTTTCAAAAAATGAAGTCGACTTCGGTTCAAGACTGCTGATTGAAACATTTACAAAACCTGAACAAAAAGGCGACATGTTAGACGTTGGCTGCGGATACGGACCAATTGGAATTTCGCTTGCTAAAGAATTCAAGGATCTCACAGTTGATATGATCGATGTTAATGAGAGAGCGGTAGAACTTGCGAAAGTAAATGCAGAAGCAAACGGTGTGAAAAATGTCCGTATTATCGCAAGCAATCTTTTTGAAAATGTTGATCCTTCGAAAAAGTATGCGGCTGTCTTAACCAATCCACCTATCCGTGCAGGAAAAAAGGTTGTTCACGAGATTTTTGAAAAAAGCTTTGAATCTCTTTTGCCGGGCGGAGAATTATGGATTGTCATTCAGAAAAAGCAAGGAGCCCCTTCGGCTATTGCTAAATTGGGTGAGATGTTTAAAGAGGTTGTTACAGTCAAAAAGGATAAAGGCTACTTTATTATCAGAGCAGAAAAAGATTGACTCGTATTTTTCGCTATGTTAATATTATAAAATGCCAATATATATATTCCATAAGTCTCTATTTTTTGAGATAAATGTATAAATATAGGACAGATGGAAAAACTTATAAAATCAATAGTACGTTTTACAAAAGTGGTTTTCTAATTTATAGAGACCTTTTTATTTTTGTTTTCTCCTTGTATGTGTATTGGTGGTTAATAGATTGATTTACGAGTACATATTACAAGTTATATTACGCTTGATTTGAGGGGTGAAGCAGTTGACAGGTCAACTAGTTCAGTATGGACGACACCGCCAACGCAGAAGTTATGCACGTATTAGTGAAGTGTTAGAATTACCAAATCTTATTGAGATTCAAACCTCTTCCTATCAGTGGTTTCTTGATGAGGGTCTTAGAGAAATGTTCCAGGACATATCTCCTATCGAAGACTTCACTGGTAACCTCTCGCTAGAATTTATTGATTATAGTTTAGGTGATCCTAAATATTCAGTAGAGGAATCTAAAGAGCGCGATGTTACCTATTCTGCACCGCTTCGTGTGAAGGTGCGTTTAATTAACAAGGAAACTGGTGAAGTAAAAGATCAGGATGTTTTCATGGGTGATTTCCCATTGATGACTGAAACAGGTACATTTGTGATTAACGGTGCTGAGCGTGTTATCGTATCACAGCTCGTACGTTCACCAAGTGTTTATTACAGCGGAAAAGTCGATAAAAATGGTAAAAAAGGCTTTACTGCAACTGTCATTCCAAACCGTGGCGCTTGGTTAGAGTACGAAACAGATGCTAAAGATGTTGCATATGTGCGTATTGATCGCACTCGGAAATTGCCGGTAACGGTTCTTTTGCGCGCACTAGGGTTTGGCTCTGATCAAGAAATCACCGATCTTTTCGGTGAAAATGAATACCTTCGCAACACACTTGATAAGGACAATACAGAAAGCACAGAAAAAGCTCTTCTTGAAATCTATGAGCGTCTGCGCCCTGGTGAGCCTCCAACAGTGGATAATGCGAAGAGCTTGCTTGATTCAAGATTCTTTGATCCAAAACGCTATGATCTTGCAAGTGTAGGACGCTACAAGATCAATAAAAAGCTTCATATTAAAAATCGCCTTTTCAACCAGCGTCTTGCGGAAACACTGGTAGACCCTGAAACTGGTGAAATTATTGCAGAAAAAGATACTTTAATTGATAGACGCACACTTGACCGAATCATTCCTAATTTAGAGAGTGGAGTAGGCTTCAGAAAAATAACGCCATCAGGCGGAGTTGTTGAAGAAGATGTGACGCTTCAATCAATTAAAATTTATGCTCCTATCGATTCAGAAGGTGAAAAAGTCATTAACGTAATCAGCAACGCTTATGTTGAAGAGAACGTTAAAAATATTACGCCTGCTGACATCCTGTCTTCAATTAGTTATTTCTTTAACTTGCTTCATGGAGTAGGAGACACAGATGATATCGACCATTTAGGAAACCGTCGTCTGCGTTCTGTAGGGGAGCTTCTTCAAAATCAATTCAGAATCGGTCTTTCACGTATGGAGCGTGTTGTACGCGAGAGAATGTCCATTCAAGATACAAATACAATTACACCTCAGCAGCTGATTAACATTCGTCCTGTTATTGCGTCAATTAAAGAGTTCTTCGGAAGCTCTCAGTTATCGCAGTTCATGGATCAGACGAATCCGCTTGCTGAATTAACTCATAAACGCCGTCTGTCTGCACTTGGACCTGGTGGTTTAACACGTGAACGTGCTGGATTTGAAGTGCGTGACGTTCATTACTCTCACTATGGCCGCATGTGTCCGATCGAAACTCCTGAGGGACCAAACATCGGTTTGATCAACTCTCTGTCTTCATATGCTAAAGTCAATCGCTTTGGTTTCATTGAAACGCCGTATCGCCGCGTGGATCCTGAAACAGGGAAAGTAACTTCCCGCATCGATTACTTAACAGCAGATGAAGAGGATAATTATGTAGTTGCCCAAGCAAACGCTCGTTTAGCAGATGATGGTTCATTCATTGATGAGGACATCGTTTCCCGTTTCCGCGGTGAGAACACAGTTATGTCCCGTGACAGAATGGATTACATGGATGTATCTCCTAAACAGGTAGTTTCTGCAGCAACAGCATGTATCCCGTTCCTGGAAAATGATGACTCCAACCGTGCCCTTATGGGAGCGAACATGCAGCGACAAGCAGTACCTCTTATGAACCCTGAGTCTCCGATTGTCGGAACAGGCATGGAGTATGTATCAGGCAAAGACTCTGGTGCTGCAGTAATCTGTAAGTTCCCTGGAGTAGTTGAAAAAGTAGAAGCTAAAAACATCTGGGTACGACGCTACGAAGATGTGGATGGCGTGAAAACAAAAGGCAACTTAGATAAGTACAGCCTTCTTAAATTCATTCGTTCTAACCAAGGTACCTGCTACAACCAGCGTCCGATTGTAAGTGTCGGCGATGAAGTTGTTAAAGGTGAAATCCTTGCAGATGGACCTTCTATGGAAAAAGGCGAATTGGCACTTGGACGCAACGTTATGGTTGCATTCATGACATGGGATGGCTACAACTATGAGGATGCCATCATCATGAGTCAGCGTCTTGTAAAAGATGATGTTTATACTTCTATTCATATCGAAGAATATGAATCAGAATCACGTGATACAAAGCTTGGACCTGAAGAAATCACACGCGATATCCCGAATGTTGGAGAAGATGCGCTTCGCAACTTAGACGACCGCGGTATTATCCGTGTCGGTGCAGAAGTAAAAGACGGAGATCTGCTTGTTGGTAAGGTTACGCCAAAAGGGGTAACTGAACTGACTGCGGAAGAACGCCTGCTTCATGCGATCTTTGGTGAAAAAGCAAGGGAAGTCCGTGATACTTCACTTCGTGTTCCTCACGGAGGCGGCGGTATCGTTCTGGATGTTAAAGTGTTCAACCGTGAAGACGGAGATGAACTTCCACCTGGAGTTAACCAGTTAGTCCGTGCATACATCGTTCAGAAGCGTAAAATTTCTGAAGGGGATAAAATGGCCGGACGTCACGGAAACAAAGGTGTTATCTCAAGAATTCTTCCTGAAGAAGATATGCCGTATCTTCCAGACGGCACACCGGTGGATATCATGTTAAATCCGCTGGGCGTTCCATCTCGTATGAACATCGGTCAGGTGCTTGAACTGCATCTTGGAATGGCAGCGCGCAAGCTTGGCTTACACGTTGCATCTCCAGTATTTGATGGTGCCCGCGAGGAAGATGTTTGGTCAACTCTTGAAGAAGCTGGCATGGCACGCGATGCTAAAACAGTTCTTTATGATGGCCGTTCAGGTGAACCGTTTGATAACCGTGTATCAGTAGGTATCATGTACATGATTAAACTTGCCCACATGGTTGATGATAAATTGCATGCACGTTCAACAGGTCCTTACTCACTTGTTACACAGCAGCCTCTTGGCGGTAAAGCCCAATTTGGCGGACAGCGTTTCGGAGAAATGGAAGTATGGGCACTTGAAGCTTATGGCGCAGCTTATACTCTTCAAGAGATTCTCACAGTTAAGTCGGATGATGTTGTTGGCCGTGTGAAAACGTACGAAGCAATCGTCAAAGGCGAAAATGTTCCGGAGCCTGGGGTTCCAGAATCATTCAAAGTATTAATTAAAGAGCTTCAAAGCTTAGGTATGGATGTCAAGATTCTCTCAAGCGACGAAAAAGAAATCGAAATGAGAGACTTAGAAGATGATGAAGAAGGACAGCAATCAGAAGGTTTATCCTTGAATGATCAGCCGGATGATCTTTCATCAGCAGCCATGGAAAAAGAAAAAGACGCAGTTACTAAAGAATAGTAAGCAATAAGGGTAAAACCTGAAGACGAAAAGGGAGGTAGGCCCCTTGCTAGATGTAAATAACTTTGAGTATATGAACATCGGTCTCGCTTCACCTGATAAAATTCGCTCGTGGTCATTCGGTGAAGTTAAGAAACCAGAAACGATTAACTATCGTACATTAAAACCAGAAAAAGACGGTTTGTTCTGTGAGCGCATTTTCGGTCCTACAAAGGACTGGGAATGTCATTGCGGAAAATATAAAAGAGTTCGCTACAAAGGTGTAGTCTGTGATCGATGCGGAGTTGAAGTAACTCGTGCAAAGGTTCGCCGTGAGCGTATGGGGCATATTGAACTTGCTGCCCCTGTTTCACACATTTGGTATTTCAAAGGCATTCCTAGCCGCATGGGCTTAGTCCTTGATATGTCTCCGCGTGCACTAGAAGAAGTGATTTACTTCGCTTCTTACGTGGTTACAGAAACAGGCGACACGCCGCTTGAGAAAAAACAGCTGCTTTCTGAAAAAGAATATAGAGCATACCGTGATAAATACAGCTCAACTTTCCAGGCTGCAATGGGTGCAGAAGCAATTAAAAAACTTCTCTCTGACATCGACTTGGACAAAGAAGTTGATCAGCTTAAAGAAGAGCTTAAAACATCACAGGGTCAGCGCAGAACCCGTGCAATCAAACGTTTAGAAGTATTAGAAGCGTTCCGCAACTCAGGAAATGAGCCATCATGGATGATCCTTGATGTGCTTCCGGTCATCCCGCCTGAACTTCGTCCGATGGTTCAATTAGACGGAGGCCGCTTTGCGACTTCTGACTTAAATGATTTGTACCGCCGTGTAATCAACCGCAACAACCGTTTAAAACGTCTATTGGATCTTGGTGCGCCTAGCATCATCGTTCAGAACGAAAAACGCATGCTTCAGGAAGCTGTTGATGCCTTGATTGACAATGGCCGCCGCGGCCGTCCTGTTACAGGACCGGGTAATCGTCCTCTTAAATCCCTTTCACACATGCTGAAAGGAAAACAAGGACGTTTCCGTCAAAACCTTCTTGGTAAACGTGTTGACTACTCTGGCCGTTCCGTTATCGTTGTAGGACCGAACCTGAAAATGTATCAATGCGGATTGCCGAAAGAAATGGCTCTAGAATTATTCAAGCCTTTCGTTATGAAAGAACTAGTAGAAAAAGGCTTAGCACATAACATTAAGAGTGCTAAACGTAAAATAGAGCGTGTATCTCCTGAGGTTTGGGATGTATTAGAAGCAGTTATCAGAGAGCATCCAGTTCTGCTTAACCGCGCACCTACACTTCACAGACTGGGAATTCAGGCATTCGAGCCTACGCTTGTAGAAGGCCGTGCAATTCGTCTTCACCCATTAGTATGTACAGCATATAACGCTGACTTTGACGGTGACCAAATGGCGGTTCACGTACCTTTATCTGCTGAAGCTCAAGCAGAAGCACGCATTCTGATGCTTGCAGCTCAAAACATTCTAAATCCTAAAGATGGAAAACCTGTTGTTACTCCTTCTCAGGATATGGTATTAGGCAACTACTACCTGACATTAGAACGTGAAGAAGCTGTCGGCGAAGGAATGGTCTTCAAGGATACGAACGAAGCATTGATCGCATATCAAAACGGATATGTGCATCTGCATACTCGTATTGCTGTTCAAGCGAGTTCTCTTCCTAATGAATCATTCACTGACGAACAGCGCAAAAAGCTTCTTGTAACAACAGTAGGAAAATTGATCTTCAATGAAATTCTGCCGCCTTCATTCCCTTATATGAATGAACCGACGAAGAGCAATATTGAAGATGAAACACCGGAAAAATTCTTTATTGATGCAAATGTGAATGTAAAAGAATTCATTCAAAGCCAAGAGATTATTCCTCCGTTCAAGAAGGGGATCTTAGGTAAAATCATTGCTGAAATCTTTAAGAAATTCCATATCACTGAAACATCTAAAATGCTTGACCGCATGAAGGATCTTGGATTCAGATACTCTACAAAAGCCGGTATTACGGTTGGTGTATCAGATATCATCGTATTGCGCGAAAAAGAAGAGATCCTTAAAGAGGCTCAAGCTAAAGTAGATAATGTTCTTAAACAATTCAAACGCGGTCTGATTACAGAAGAAGAGCGCTATGAACGTGTTATTTCCATCTGGAGTGCGTCTAAAGATGTTATCCAGGGCAAACTGATGGCTTCTCTTGATAAACGCAACCCGATCTTCATGATGAGTGATTCAGGAGCCCGTGGTAACGCATCTAACTTTACGCAGCTTGCCGGAATGCGCGGACTGATGGCCAACCCGGCTGGACGTATTATTGAACTTCCAATCAAATCAAGTTTCCGCGAGGGCTTAACAGTGTTAGAGTACTTTATCTCAACACATGGTGCGCGTAAAGGACTTGCCGATACAGCCCTTAAAACAGCTGACTCAGGTTATTTGACAAGACGTCTCGTTGACGTTGCACAGGATGTAATCATTCGTGATGAAGACTGTGGAACAGACCGCGGCATCTTGACGAAATCAATTAAAGAAGGCACAGAAGTAATCGAGCATTTAGAAGAGCGTTTAATTGGACGTCATGCACGCAAAACAATTAAACATCCGGAGACTGGCGAAGTCATCGTTTCTGAAAATGACCTCATTACAGAAGACCTTGCTTTAGCGATTGTTGAAACAGGTATTGAAGAAGTATGGATCCGTTCTGCATTTACATGTAACACCCGTCATGGTGTATGTAAAAAATGCTACGGACGCAACTTGGCTACAGGTACAGAGGTTGAAGTTGGAGAGGCAGTCGGAATTATCGCTGCTCAATCTATCGGAGAACCAGGAACTCAGCTTACAATGCGTACGTTCCATACAGGCGGTGTTGCCGGAGATGACATCACTCAAGGTTTACCTCGTATTCAAGAACTATTTGAAGCGAGAAATCCTAAAGGTCAAGCAACCATTTCTGAAATTGATGGGGTAGTAGTGGAAATAAATGAAGTTCGTGACAGACAACAGGAAATCGTTATTAAAGGCGATGTTGAAACACGCACTTACACAGCTGCTTACAACGCTAGACTTAAAGTGGCTGAAGGCGACCAAATTAAACATGGTCAGGAACTTACAGAAGGTTCAATTGACCCTAAAGAATTGCTCAAAGTAACAGACATCACTTCTGTTCAGGAATATCTGCTTCGTGAAGTTCAAAAAGTATACCGTATGCAAGGGGTAGAAATTGGAGACAAACACGTTGAAGTAATGGTTCGCCAAATGCTTCGCAAAGTAAGAGTAATGGATGCAGGAGATACAGATGTATTGCCTGGAACATTGCTTGATGTTCACCAATTTACGGATGCCAACAAAAAGGTATTGCTTGACGGCAAACGTCCTGCAACAGGACGTCCGATCCTTCTTGGTATTACAAAAGCATCACTTGAAACAGATTCATTCTTATCGGCTGCATCATTCCAGGAAACAACTCGTGTCCTTACTGATGCTGCGATTAAAGGCAAACGTGATGAACTGCTCGGCTTGAAAGAAAATGTTATCATCGGTAAGCTTGTGCCTGCCGGAACTGGAATGCAGCGCTATAGACGCGTTAACCCAATCCCGCGCACACAGCCGGAAGATGAAACTGTAACTGTAGATTAACTAACTGAAAAAGAGATGGACGATTCTAGAAAAATGTTTCATTGATCTAGTTGACATCCATCTCTTACGATGTTAGTATGTTCTAGGTGCTTAATTAAAACCTGTTGCTTTGGAGGATATATTATTATGTCTTATGAAAAAGTATCGCAGGCACATAAAATTATTGTTGGTACGAAGCAAACAGTAAAGGCTCTAAAACTTGATCAAGCAAAGGAACTGATCATTGCTGAAGACGCAGATTCAAGAATCATACAAATGATTATTGAACTTGCTAAACAGAAGGACATTCCCTTTAGTATGGTTGACTCTATGAAAAAGCTTGGAAAAGCTTGCGGAATAGAAGTAGGAGCAGTAACTGTAGCTATTATCAATTAAAACCGTTTTTGCCAAGGGTTTTAAATCCTCTGCAAAAACTTTGTTTTTGCCCAAATATGAACCACCTGGATGTGTGGTATTAAACTTCGAGAAGGGAGGACATAAACATGCCTACTATTAACCAATTAGTGCGCAAGGGACGCGTAAGCAAAGTTGAAAAATCAACTTCTCCTGCGTTAAACAAAGGTTACAACAGCTTCAAAAAAGAGCAAACAAACACTTCATCACCGCAAAAACGCGGAGTATGTACTCGTGTTGGTACAATGACACCGAAGAAACCGAACTCGGCTCTTCGTAAATATGCTCGTGTTCGCTTAACTAACGGAATTGAGGTAACTGCCTACATTCCTGGTATCGGACACAACCTGCAAGAGCATAGTGTTGTACTTATCCGCGGCGGACGTGTAAAAGATTTACCGGGTGTACGTTATCACATCGTACGCGGTGCATTAGACACTGCTGGTGTTGACAAACGTATGCAAGGCCGCTCTAAATACGGTACAAAACGACCAAAAGCACCAAAAAAATAATGCCTTAAGTATATAAAGCTTAAGATTATAGCATGAAGGGAGGATATAACATGCCACGTAAAGGTCCTGTTACAAAAAGAGACGTATTACCAGATCCACTTTACAACTCAAAGCTTGTTACTCGTCTAATTAACAGAATTATGGTTGACGGTAAGAGAGGTAAAGCACAAACTATTCTTTACACTGCTTTTGACTTAGTGAAAGAGCGTTCAGGTAAAGAAGCAATCGAAGTGTTTGAACAAGCACTTAAAAACATCATGCCAGTTCTTGAGGTAAGAGCTCGTCGTGTGGGTGGTGCAAACTATCAAGTTCCTGTTGAAGTTCGCCCTGACCGCCGTACTACTCTTGGTCTTCGCTGGTTAGTAAACTACGCTCGTCTTCGCGGTGAAAAAACGATGGAAGAGCGTTTAGCTAACGAGATTCTTGATGCAGCTAACAACACTGGCTCATCAGTTAAGAAACGTGAAGATACTCACAAAATGGCTGAAGCTAACAAAGCATTCGCTCACTACCGCTGGTAGGATTCTAACAATAAAATATAATAATCCTTATAATAGGAAGGAGAAAAAACCAAATGGCAAGAGAGTTCTCCTTAGATAAAACTCGTAATATCGGCATCATGGCTCACATCGATGCCGGTAAAACGACTACTACTGAACGTGTATTATTCTACACTGGACGTATCCATAAAATTGGTGAAACACATGAAGGTGCTTCTCAAATGGACTGGATGGAGCAAGAGCAAGAACGTGGTATCACTATCACTTCTGCTGCTACAACTGCTCAGTGGAAGGGTCATCGCGTAAACATCATCGATACACCGGGACACGTAGACTTCACAGTTGAAGTTGAACGTTCTTTACGTGTACTTGATGGTGCAGTAGCAGTACTTGATGCACAATCAGGTGTTGAGCCACAAACTGAAACAGTATGGCGCCAGGCAACAACTTACGGAGTACCGCGTGTAGTATTCGTTAACAAAATGGATAAAATCGGTGCGGATTTCTTATACTCTGTAAAAACATTGCATGACCGTCTTGAAGCAAACGCTCATCCAATTCAGCTTCCAATCGGTGCTGAAGATGAGTTTGAAGGGATCATCGACTTAGTAGATAACGTAGCATACTTCTATGAAGATGACCTTGGTACTCGTTCAGAAGCAAAAGAAATTCCTGATGAGTACAAAGAGCTTGCTGAAGAGTGGCGCGGAAAGCTTGTAGAAGCTGTAGCGGAACTTGACGAAGAGCTTATGATGAAATACCTTGAAGGTGAAGAGCTTACAATCGATGAATTGAAAGCTGGAATCCGTAAAGGTACAGTAAATGTAGAGTTCTACCCAGTTATCTGTGGCTCTGCATTTAAAAACAAGGGTGTACAGTTAATGCTTGACGCAGTTCTTGATTACCTGCCATCACCACTTGATGTACCTTCAATCAAAGGTATCACTCCTGACACAGAAGAAGAAGTAACTCGTGAATCAAGCGATGAGGGTCCATTCTCAGCTCTTGCTTTCAAAGTTATGACTGACCCTTATGTTGGGAAATTAACTTTCTTCCGCGTATATTCAGGTGTTCTTAACTCTGGATCTTACGTACAAAACTCAACGAAAGGCAAGCGTGAGCGTGTAGGACGTATCCTGCAAATGCATGCTAACTCTCGTGAGGAAATCTCAACTGTATATGCAGGAGATATCGCTGCTGCAGTAGGTCTTAAAGATACTACTACTGGTGACACTCTATGTGATGAAAAGAGTCTTGTTATCTTGGAATCAATGGATTTCCCAGAACCAGTTATCTCTTTATCTGTTGAGCCAAAATCAAAAGCTGACCAAGACAAAATGTCTACAGCGTTGACGAAGCTTTCTGAAGAAGATCCAACTTTCAAAGCACATACTGATACTGAAACTGGTCAAACGATCATCTCTGGTATGGGTGAACTTCACCTTGATATCATTGTTGACCGTATGAGACGTGAATTTAAAGTAGAGGCTAACGTTGGTGCTCCTCAGGTTGCATATCGTGAAACTTTCCGCGGATCTGCAAAGGTTGAAGGTAAGTTCGCACGTCAATCTGGTGGTCGCGGTCAATTCGGACACGTTTGGATCGAATTCGAACCAAACGAAGAAGGAAAAGGCTTTGAGTTCCACAACAAAATCGTCGGTGGTGTAGTTCCTCGTGAATACATCCCAGCTGTTGGAGCTGGCCTAGAAGACTCAATGAAAAATGGTGTTCTTGCCGGTTACCCTCTAATCGATGTTAAAGCTTCATTGGTTGACGGTTCTTACCATGATGTTGACTCTAGTGAAATGGCGTTTAAGATTGCTGCATCAATGGCTCTTAAAAACGCTGTATCTA
The window above is part of the Metabacillus dongyingensis genome. Proteins encoded here:
- the fusA gene encoding elongation factor G, whose product is MAREFSLDKTRNIGIMAHIDAGKTTTTERVLFYTGRIHKIGETHEGASQMDWMEQEQERGITITSAATTAQWKGHRVNIIDTPGHVDFTVEVERSLRVLDGAVAVLDAQSGVEPQTETVWRQATTYGVPRVVFVNKMDKIGADFLYSVKTLHDRLEANAHPIQLPIGAEDEFEGIIDLVDNVAYFYEDDLGTRSEAKEIPDEYKELAEEWRGKLVEAVAELDEELMMKYLEGEELTIDELKAGIRKGTVNVEFYPVICGSAFKNKGVQLMLDAVLDYLPSPLDVPSIKGITPDTEEEVTRESSDEGPFSALAFKVMTDPYVGKLTFFRVYSGVLNSGSYVQNSTKGKRERVGRILQMHANSREEISTVYAGDIAAAVGLKDTTTGDTLCDEKSLVILESMDFPEPVISLSVEPKSKADQDKMSTALTKLSEEDPTFKAHTDTETGQTIISGMGELHLDIIVDRMRREFKVEANVGAPQVAYRETFRGSAKVEGKFARQSGGRGQFGHVWIEFEPNEEGKGFEFHNKIVGGVVPREYIPAVGAGLEDSMKNGVLAGYPLIDVKASLVDGSYHDVDSSEMAFKIAASMALKNAVSKCNPVILEPVMKVEVVIPDEYMGDIMGDITSRRGRVEGMEARGNAQVVRAMVPLSEMFGYATALRSNTQGRGTFSMHFDHYEEVPKSISEEIIKKNKGE